The following nucleotide sequence is from Zea mays cultivar B73 chromosome 1, Zm-B73-REFERENCE-NAM-5.0, whole genome shotgun sequence.
TAACTAGGCTTTGTTGGCCATCTATAGAGCTACGGTAGCTGGCATTTTTTTTACTCACATTTGCAGTTTTGTCAATTCAGATTTACGCttagaaagaaagaaaagaaaagacgtTATGAGGTAGAGGTCCAATTGTCCAGTACTCCGGTCAGTGTTTAATGCCGCACCGTTCTTGCGCATGTTCGTCCCGGGCCCCGTGAACATCCCGGGCCCCGTGAACCGCGCCATGAACCGGCAGAACGAGGACTACCGCTCGCCGGCGGTGCCGGCGCTGACCAAGGTCCTGCTGGAGGACGTGAAGAAGATCTTCAAGACCACGACGGGCACGCCCTTCATGATCCCGACGACGGGGACGGGCGTGTGGGAGAGCGCGCTGACCAACACGCTGTCCCCGGGCGACAGGGTCGTGTCCTTCCTCATCGGGCAGTTCAGCCTGCTGTGGATCGACCAGCAGCGGCGCCTGGGCTTCGACGTGGACGCGGTGGAGAGCGAGTGGGGCCAGGGCGCCGACCTGGCCGCGCTGGAGCGCAGGCTCCGCGACGACGCGCCGCGGCACGCCATCAAGGCCGTGGCCATCGTGCACAACGAGACGGCCACGGGCGTCACCAACGACCTGGCCGCAGTGCGCGCGCTGCTGGACAAGCACGCGCACCCGGCGCTGCTGCTGGTGGACGGCGTGTCGTCCATCTGCGCGCTGGACTTCCGCATGGACGAGTGGGGCGTGGACGTGGCGCTCACGGGCTCGCAGAAGGCGCTGTCGATGCCGA
It contains:
- the LOC103645124 gene encoding serine--glyoxylate aminotransferase; the encoded protein is MFVPGPVNIPGPVNRAMNRQNEDYRSPAVPALTKVLLEDVKKIFKTTTGTPFMIPTTGTGVWESALTNTLSPGDRVVSFLIGQFSLLWIDQQRRLGFDVDAVESEWGQGADLAALERRLRDDAPRHAIKAVAIVHNETATGVTNDLAAVRALLDKHAHPALLLVDGVSSICALDFRMDEWGVDVALTGSQKALSMPTGMGIVCASPRALEASKTARSVRVFFDWKDYLR